A genomic window from Mesorhizobium sp. 131-2-1 includes:
- a CDS encoding valine--tRNA ligase, with translation MLEKNYDAKAVEPKIAKIWEEADAFRAGAGAEEGAEAFTIVIPPPNVTGSLHMGHALNNTLQDILVRFERMRGKNVLWQPGMDHAGIATQMVVERQLMEKQIHRRDLTREDFIEKVWEWKAESGGAIFNQLKRLGASADWSRERFTMDEGLSRAVLEVFVTLYKEGLIYKDKRLVNWDPKLLTAISDLEVEQHEVNGNLWHFRYPVEGVTFNPEDPKTFITVATTRPETMLGDTAVAVHPDDERFRHLVGKNVILPIVGRRIPVVADEYSDPEKGSGAVKITPAHDFNDFEVGKRHKLPAINILTVAAAISLKDNEDFLAGLEVTPERQAVWDELNGLDRFAARKKIVDLMDAGDFLDKIEPHRHTVPHGDRGGVPIEPFLTDQWYVNAAGLAKPAIASVREGRTNFVPKNWEKTYYDWMENIQPWCISRQLWWGHQIPAWYGPDGRVFVEKTEEEALAAAIEYYLALEGPWKAWVEDKLENFKPGEILTRDEDVLDTWFSSALWPFSTLGWPDQTPELKTYYQTDVLVTGFDIIFFWVARMMMMGLHFMDEEPFHTVYVHALVRDKNGQKMSKSKGNVIDPLELIDEYGADALRFTLAVMAAQGRDVKLDPARIAGYRNFGTKLWNATRFAEMNEVARNDDFWLNDAKLAVNRWILTELTRAAREITDGITSYRFNEAAGAAYRFVWNLFCDWYLELLKPVFMGSDEAAKAESRACVAFVLDEIYKLLHPMMPFMTEELWTQTAGEGKERASLLCHAAWPSPDFEDADAAADINWLVDLVSGIRSVRSEMNVPPAAIAPLMVIGANKLTQERLERHASAIKRLARVGDIALADAPPKGSAQIVLNEATVCLPLGSLIDLTAEAARLQKELAKVTEEIARLHKKLSNEKFVANAPEEVVEAEREKLAEYREAQEKLSVALTRVRDAG, from the coding sequence ATGCTCGAAAAAAACTACGACGCCAAGGCCGTCGAGCCGAAGATCGCCAAAATCTGGGAAGAGGCCGATGCCTTCCGCGCCGGCGCCGGCGCGGAGGAGGGGGCTGAAGCCTTCACCATCGTCATCCCGCCGCCGAACGTCACCGGCTCGCTGCATATGGGCCATGCGCTCAACAACACGCTGCAGGACATACTGGTCCGCTTCGAGCGCATGCGCGGCAAGAACGTGCTTTGGCAGCCCGGCATGGACCATGCCGGCATCGCCACGCAGATGGTGGTCGAGCGCCAGCTGATGGAAAAACAGATCCACCGCCGCGACCTTACGCGCGAGGACTTCATCGAGAAGGTCTGGGAGTGGAAGGCCGAATCCGGCGGCGCCATCTTCAATCAGCTGAAACGGCTCGGCGCCTCGGCAGACTGGAGCAGAGAACGCTTCACCATGGACGAAGGCCTGTCCAGGGCGGTGCTGGAAGTGTTCGTGACGCTCTACAAGGAAGGGCTGATCTACAAGGACAAGCGCCTTGTGAACTGGGACCCGAAGCTGTTGACCGCGATCTCCGACCTGGAGGTCGAGCAGCACGAGGTCAACGGCAATCTCTGGCATTTCCGCTATCCGGTCGAGGGCGTGACGTTCAACCCGGAAGACCCCAAGACGTTCATCACGGTCGCGACGACGCGCCCGGAAACCATGCTTGGCGACACGGCAGTGGCGGTGCACCCGGACGACGAGCGCTTCCGGCACCTGGTTGGCAAGAACGTCATCCTGCCGATCGTCGGCCGCCGGATCCCGGTGGTGGCGGACGAATACTCCGATCCGGAAAAAGGCTCGGGCGCGGTCAAGATCACGCCTGCGCACGACTTCAACGACTTCGAGGTCGGCAAGCGCCACAAATTGCCGGCGATCAACATCCTCACCGTCGCCGCGGCGATCAGCCTCAAGGACAATGAGGATTTCCTCGCCGGCCTAGAAGTGACGCCGGAGCGCCAGGCCGTCTGGGACGAGCTCAACGGCCTCGACCGTTTCGCCGCGCGCAAGAAGATCGTCGACCTGATGGATGCCGGCGACTTCCTCGACAAGATCGAGCCGCATCGCCACACCGTGCCGCATGGCGACCGCGGCGGCGTGCCGATCGAGCCGTTCCTGACTGACCAATGGTATGTCAACGCGGCCGGACTGGCCAAGCCGGCGATCGCCTCGGTGCGCGAAGGCCGTACCAACTTCGTGCCGAAGAACTGGGAAAAGACCTATTACGACTGGATGGAGAACATCCAGCCCTGGTGCATCTCGCGCCAGCTGTGGTGGGGACACCAGATCCCGGCGTGGTACGGGCCCGATGGGCGCGTCTTTGTCGAGAAGACCGAGGAAGAGGCGCTTGCCGCGGCAATCGAGTATTACTTGGCGTTGGAAGGGCCGTGGAAGGCCTGGGTCGAGGACAAGCTCGAGAATTTCAAGCCGGGCGAGATCCTGACCCGCGACGAAGACGTGCTCGACACCTGGTTCTCCTCCGCGCTCTGGCCGTTCTCGACGCTGGGCTGGCCGGACCAGACGCCTGAGCTCAAGACCTACTACCAGACCGACGTGCTGGTCACCGGCTTCGACATCATCTTCTTCTGGGTCGCCCGCATGATGATGATGGGCCTGCATTTCATGGATGAGGAGCCGTTCCACACGGTCTATGTCCATGCGCTGGTGCGCGACAAGAACGGGCAGAAGATGTCGAAGTCGAAAGGCAACGTCATCGATCCGCTCGAGCTTATCGACGAGTATGGCGCCGACGCGCTGCGCTTCACGCTTGCCGTGATGGCCGCGCAGGGGCGCGACGTGAAGCTCGATCCGGCGCGTATCGCCGGTTACCGCAATTTTGGCACCAAGCTCTGGAACGCGACGCGCTTCGCCGAGATGAACGAGGTGGCGCGCAATGACGATTTCTGGCTGAACGACGCCAAGCTCGCGGTCAACCGCTGGATCCTGACCGAGCTGACGCGGGCGGCGCGCGAGATCACCGACGGCATCACCTCATACCGCTTCAACGAGGCGGCGGGTGCGGCCTACCGCTTCGTCTGGAACCTGTTCTGCGACTGGTACCTGGAACTCTTGAAGCCGGTGTTCATGGGCTCTGACGAGGCCGCCAAGGCCGAGAGCCGGGCCTGCGTCGCCTTCGTGCTCGACGAGATCTACAAACTCTTGCATCCGATGATGCCGTTCATGACCGAGGAACTGTGGACGCAGACAGCCGGCGAGGGCAAGGAGCGCGCTTCGCTGCTTTGCCACGCCGCCTGGCCGTCGCCCGACTTCGAGGACGCCGACGCGGCTGCCGACATCAACTGGCTGGTCGACCTCGTCTCCGGTATCCGCTCGGTGCGCTCGGAAATGAACGTGCCGCCGGCGGCGATCGCGCCGCTGATGGTGATCGGCGCCAACAAGCTTACGCAGGAAAGGCTCGAGCGCCATGCCTCGGCCATCAAGCGGCTGGCGCGTGTCGGCGACATCGCGCTGGCCGACGCGCCGCCGAAGGGCTCGGCGCAGATCGTGCTCAACGAGGCGACGGTGTGCCTGCCGCTCGGCAGCCTGATCGACCTCACGGCGGAAGCGGCGCGGCTGCAGAAGGAACTGGCCAAGGTGACCGAGGAGATCGCCCGCCTGCACAAGAAGCTGTCGAACGAGAAGTTCGTCGCCAACGCGCCGGAAGAGGTGGTCGAGGCAGAGCGCGAAAAACTCGCCGAATATCGCGAGGCGCAAGAGAAGCTTTCAGTGGCGTTGACGCGGGTTCGCGACGCCGGCTGA
- a CDS encoding tyrosine-type recombinase/integrase, which translates to MMILVQYLQKRGKAGWRYRRKVPPALKAFLGRGEIVIPLGKTEAEAMARYKKVHAEAELQLKTAALGVKAPQTVSLGVPDTPLDQFQRADKQIRQWKLDPDWQSGGGDSDHEVVARDVIAESIAQKYPVGDDGYPVDVSSKDAALLRALMLGSREVQPDPTLEDARKLYLEERVGDDKTKQMELDRIFKLVREGLGRDRKLSSLKRQDAKEVRAHMIDGRKASSVDRYLNVVRAAINHAIREYDLKVTNPFMHMEAAPKDKAEPDKDKRRPFTLEEAAAIRARIMSTAKEDLQHIWRLLDGTGSRLAEASGLRVSDVHLDHASPHMTVEWHADRRIKNKVSRRNIPLIGDALEAARAAVKSAGKAKMLFPAYGRLGGPASASAALGKHVRACVADPKATTHSLRHLMKDRLRLAGVTKSDQDIVLGHSSGSVGEDYGGDEVRLEVARRALEKALAKVG; encoded by the coding sequence ATGATGATTTTAGTGCAATATCTCCAGAAGCGCGGCAAGGCCGGATGGCGTTATCGGCGAAAAGTACCCCCTGCCCTCAAGGCGTTTCTCGGTCGCGGTGAGATCGTAATACCGCTCGGGAAAACCGAAGCCGAGGCGATGGCACGATACAAGAAGGTCCATGCCGAGGCGGAGCTGCAACTGAAAACCGCAGCACTGGGGGTCAAAGCCCCTCAGACTGTCTCGCTCGGGGTTCCAGATACGCCCCTGGACCAATTCCAACGCGCCGACAAGCAAATCAGGCAATGGAAGCTTGACCCCGATTGGCAAAGCGGCGGCGGCGATTCCGACCACGAAGTGGTGGCGAGAGACGTGATAGCCGAGAGTATCGCCCAGAAATATCCAGTTGGAGACGACGGCTACCCCGTTGATGTCTCCTCCAAAGACGCCGCGCTGCTTCGCGCATTGATGTTAGGCAGCCGGGAAGTGCAGCCCGACCCCACCCTCGAAGACGCCCGGAAGCTCTATCTCGAAGAGAGGGTCGGGGACGACAAGACGAAGCAGATGGAACTCGATCGGATTTTCAAGCTGGTCAGAGAGGGGCTCGGAAGGGACCGGAAACTTAGCAGCTTGAAGCGGCAGGATGCTAAGGAGGTCCGCGCCCACATGATTGACGGCCGAAAGGCCTCATCCGTGGACCGTTACCTCAACGTGGTGCGCGCTGCTATCAATCACGCCATTCGCGAATATGACCTCAAGGTCACAAACCCCTTCATGCATATGGAGGCGGCTCCCAAGGACAAAGCCGAGCCCGACAAGGACAAACGTCGCCCGTTCACCCTGGAAGAAGCCGCAGCGATACGCGCCCGAATCATGTCAACGGCCAAGGAGGACCTTCAGCACATCTGGAGGCTCCTGGATGGCACGGGCAGCCGCCTTGCAGAAGCCTCCGGGCTGAGAGTGTCCGACGTCCACCTCGATCATGCCTCGCCGCATATGACTGTCGAATGGCATGCCGACCGGCGCATTAAGAACAAGGTTTCTCGCAGGAACATCCCCCTGATCGGTGATGCACTTGAGGCCGCACGGGCGGCTGTTAAGTCGGCTGGCAAGGCGAAGATGCTCTTTCCGGCCTATGGAAGGCTGGGTGGGCCGGCGTCGGCATCGGCTGCCCTTGGCAAGCATGTTCGGGCTTGTGTCGCCGACCCGAAGGCCACTACCCATTCCCTTCGTCACCTGATGAAGGACCGGCTGCGATTGGCTGGCGTCACCAAGTCGGACCAAGACATCGTCCTTGGGCACTCTTCGGGTAGCGTTGGGGAGGACTACGGCGGGGATGAGGTGCGGCTTGAGGTGGCTAGGCGGGCGCTTGAGAAGGCGCTGGCGAAAGTTGGTTAG
- a CDS encoding Swt1 family HEPN domain-containing protein: MDKFKGLSDIATGQSDGPLDRLSRGLELSPLSKAISGLDLSTLSTAISNLPESTLSKAISGLEVSPFSPTIAELQAKGSALSQTFAELQARGSTLSPTIAELQARGSTLSPTIAELQAKGSTLSPTIAELQAKGSALSQTFAELQARGSTLSPTIAELQAKGSALSQTFAELQARGSTLSPTIAELQAKGSALSQTFAELQARGSTLSPTIAELQAKGSALSQTFAELQARGSTLSPTIAELQAKGSALSQTFAELQARGSTLSPTIAELQASPGMALIARATQWASQLAGTGTLAVHMSTGTPNNEIELIQRAATGVLSLSAEVGRLRLSAALGVETLSAGLQTTRLKLSALAGAGDVLGFAARSSFTAYEELFGNWHTRSDLPNRFWRDPEMRQRHYREAKVDPGLIETTPAGAIEVVIESGFAAGASEAGRSVALLDVAGLSVQIRSVNPRNDAFSAIGFFEHALRSFISRKMEAVGGTQWFKQRVGGEIRKKARDLRAAAMANGERDEALLSYLDLGDLMAIVLRSDNWKEAFGYVFPNEERLRLDLQALIATRRPTMHTRDVDAVRLVELICIISRLSQFMTGDGEWKRIADSED; encoded by the coding sequence ATGGATAAATTCAAGGGCTTATCCGACATCGCCACGGGCCAAAGTGATGGGCCGCTCGACCGACTGAGTCGCGGGCTAGAGCTGTCGCCGCTCTCGAAGGCCATCAGCGGGCTGGACCTGTCGACCCTCTCAACGGCCATCAGCAACCTTCCGGAATCGACCCTGTCGAAGGCGATCAGCGGGCTGGAAGTGTCGCCGTTCTCGCCGACTATCGCCGAGCTGCAGGCAAAGGGATCGGCATTGTCGCAGACCTTCGCCGAGCTGCAGGCAAGGGGATCGACCCTGTCGCCGACTATCGCCGAGTTGCAGGCAAGGGGATCGACCCTGTCGCCGACCATCGCCGAGCTTCAGGCAAAGGGATCGACCCTATCGCCGACCATCGCCGAGCTTCAGGCAAAGGGATCGGCCCTATCGCAGACCTTCGCCGAGCTGCAGGCAAGGGGGTCGACCCTGTCGCCGACCATCGCCGAGTTGCAGGCAAAGGGATCGGCCCTATCGCAGACCTTCGCCGAGCTGCAGGCAAGGGGGTCGACCCTGTCGCCGACCATCGCCGAGTTGCAGGCAAAGGGATCGGCCCTATCGCAGACCTTCGCCGAGCTGCAGGCAAGGGGGTCGACCCTGTCGCCGACCATCGCCGAGTTGCAGGCAAAGGGATCGGCCCTATCGCAGACCTTCGCCGAGCTGCAGGCAAGGGGGTCGACCCTGTCGCCGACCATCGCCGAGTTGCAGGCAAAGGGATCGGCCCTATCGCAGACCTTCGCCGAGCTGCAGGCAAGGGGGTCGACCCTGTCGCCGACCATCGCCGAGTTGCAGGCGTCGCCTGGCATGGCATTGATTGCGCGCGCCACCCAATGGGCAAGCCAACTCGCTGGCACGGGTACGCTCGCGGTGCACATGTCGACTGGCACGCCAAACAACGAAATCGAGCTAATCCAGCGGGCCGCTACTGGCGTCTTGAGCCTCTCGGCTGAGGTAGGCCGTTTGCGTCTGAGCGCAGCTCTAGGAGTGGAAACTCTGTCCGCTGGGCTGCAGACAACCCGGTTGAAGCTCTCCGCATTGGCTGGTGCTGGAGACGTGCTTGGCTTCGCAGCGAGATCAAGCTTCACAGCCTATGAGGAGCTATTCGGCAACTGGCACACGCGGTCTGATCTGCCAAACCGCTTCTGGCGCGATCCAGAAATGCGCCAACGACACTACCGCGAAGCCAAGGTTGACCCGGGTCTGATCGAGACCACGCCAGCTGGAGCGATCGAGGTTGTCATAGAGAGCGGTTTCGCGGCCGGCGCTTCGGAAGCTGGTAGGTCCGTCGCGCTGCTGGACGTTGCGGGGCTGTCCGTTCAGATTCGGTCGGTCAATCCCAGAAATGATGCCTTCAGCGCGATAGGCTTCTTTGAGCACGCGTTGAGGTCCTTCATCTCGAGGAAGATGGAAGCGGTGGGCGGAACGCAGTGGTTCAAGCAGAGGGTTGGGGGCGAAATCCGCAAGAAGGCGCGTGATCTTCGCGCGGCGGCGATGGCGAATGGCGAGCGGGATGAAGCGTTGCTCTCTTATCTCGATCTTGGCGACCTGATGGCGATCGTGCTTCGCTCGGATAACTGGAAAGAAGCGTTCGGGTACGTCTTTCCAAACGAAGAGCGGCTGCGGCTTGACCTACAGGCGCTTATCGCTACTCGCCGTCCGACGATGCATACTCGCGATGTCGATGCGGTGCGTCTCGTCGAGCTGATTTGCATCATCAGCCGCCTTAGCCAATTTATGACCGGCGACGGCGAATGGAAGCGCATCGCCGACTCCGAGGATTGA
- a CDS encoding SOS response-associated peptidase, with protein sequence MCNLYNVTTSQEAIRQWTGALRDILGNLEPSIDIYPNRPGPIVRNARDGARELGNLLWGMPSPPERVKGKADYGTTNIRKTNYLHWQPYLGVEHRCVVPVTSFAEPSPEANDKDPETGVQRNYWFALNGDRPLFFFAGLWTPWHGVRKVKDGPGDHEVYGFLTTEPNALIKPIHEKAMPVILRTREETETWLTAPWSEAKRLQRTAPDDALVIVDKPATQIKFPLGSTPGDQLRLL encoded by the coding sequence ATGTGCAACCTCTACAACGTCACCACGTCGCAAGAAGCCATCCGCCAATGGACCGGCGCGTTGCGGGACATCTTGGGCAACCTTGAGCCGTCCATAGACATCTATCCAAACAGACCCGGTCCTATCGTCCGAAACGCCCGCGACGGCGCGCGCGAGCTTGGCAATCTCCTATGGGGCATGCCGTCCCCACCCGAGCGAGTGAAGGGCAAGGCCGACTACGGGACCACAAACATTCGCAAGACCAATTACCTTCACTGGCAGCCGTATCTCGGGGTCGAGCATCGTTGCGTGGTGCCGGTGACAAGCTTCGCGGAGCCAAGCCCAGAGGCGAACGACAAGGATCCCGAGACGGGCGTTCAACGGAACTACTGGTTTGCCTTGAACGGGGACCGTCCGCTGTTCTTCTTTGCCGGTCTGTGGACCCCCTGGCACGGCGTGCGCAAGGTGAAGGATGGCCCCGGCGATCATGAGGTCTATGGCTTCCTGACGACCGAACCTAACGCGCTCATCAAGCCGATCCACGAGAAGGCCATGCCGGTGATCCTGAGGACGCGAGAGGAGACCGAGACGTGGCTTACCGCACCTTGGTCTGAGGCGAAGCGACTGCAGCGCACTGCACCGGACGACGCGCTGGTGATCGTCGACAAGCCCGCCACGCAAATCAAGTTTCCGCTGGGCTCGACACCCGGCGACCAACTGCGTTTGCTCTAG
- a CDS encoding toll/interleukin-1 receptor domain-containing protein has protein sequence MATFEERFLNKLKELGGADEAVTNNAMRAKLGWKPERYEQTKKSLFEKKLITLAQGAGGKVRLANGAPVAPKALKVFISYAHVDETIMLQLLAHLKPITKLGLVDHWYDGKIKPGEKWAAAIKQKLNEADIVLLLISVDFINSEYCNEVELKDALNRHAEGLTEVIPIIARNCLWHDEAFGEFQALPKNGQAITSWPDRDDALTEVAKAVRARAQDLIGKKVN, from the coding sequence ATGGCGACGTTTGAGGAGCGGTTCCTAAACAAACTCAAGGAACTCGGAGGCGCTGACGAGGCGGTCACCAATAATGCAATGCGTGCGAAACTTGGCTGGAAGCCTGAACGCTATGAGCAAACGAAGAAATCGCTGTTCGAGAAGAAGTTGATTACTCTTGCCCAGGGTGCGGGAGGAAAGGTTCGTCTTGCCAACGGAGCCCCCGTCGCCCCCAAAGCGTTGAAGGTATTCATCTCCTATGCACATGTGGACGAGACCATCATGTTGCAACTGTTGGCGCACTTGAAGCCTATAACCAAGCTTGGCCTGGTCGACCATTGGTACGATGGCAAAATCAAACCCGGAGAAAAATGGGCTGCTGCGATCAAACAGAAGCTAAATGAGGCAGATATAGTCTTACTTTTGATCAGTGTTGACTTCATCAATTCCGAATATTGCAATGAGGTGGAACTGAAGGATGCGCTAAACCGACATGCTGAGGGCTTAACTGAGGTAATCCCAATCATAGCGCGAAACTGTCTCTGGCATGATGAAGCGTTTGGGGAGTTCCAAGCTCTACCGAAGAATGGCCAAGCGATAACGAGTTGGCCTGATCGGGATGACGCCTTGACTGAGGTTGCCAAAGCGGTGCGAGCAAGAGCACAGGACCTGATAGGCAAGAAGGTCAATTGA
- a CDS encoding TolC family outer membrane protein, giving the protein MPSVSKTVLAAFLASATTLSPLAASAESITGALAKAYQNNSTLNSARAGVRVTDEGVAIAKSGWRPTITGSGSIDYSSSHLNGTNQSVRLTTGNFGVQIDQTLFDGFQTKNNVAAAEAQVRASVESLRNTEENILFNAASAYMDVIRDRQVAVLTEQNLQFLTEQARAARSRFEVGEGTRTDVAQADASRSTAVAQLSAARAQALASAATYHQIVGDEPGKLKAAAPLAKLLPSSLDGAIAIAATEHPAILATEHLVDAAAFSVKSQEGALLPQLSANAGVSSAYRNTVPGVVSTSDGTTNSASIGATLTIPIYSGGRTSALVRQRKESLSQARIEVDVSRDTVRQAVTSAWTQYTAAQQSVAANRQVIAAAQLALNGVIEERNVGQRTTLDVLNAQNTVISAKINLASSERDVVVASYAILSAIGRLSVDRLGLPVTKYKPEEHYNAVKDKWYGLRTPDGR; this is encoded by the coding sequence GTGCCGTCCGTAAGCAAGACTGTTCTAGCCGCCTTCCTAGCTTCCGCGACCACGCTTTCGCCGCTGGCCGCCTCCGCGGAAAGCATCACCGGCGCGCTCGCAAAGGCCTACCAGAACAATTCCACACTGAATTCCGCCCGTGCCGGGGTGCGTGTCACCGACGAGGGCGTGGCCATCGCCAAGTCCGGCTGGCGCCCGACCATCACCGGTTCCGGCAGCATCGACTACTCGAGCAGCCATCTCAACGGCACGAACCAGAGCGTGCGGCTCACCACCGGCAATTTTGGCGTCCAGATCGACCAGACGCTGTTCGACGGCTTTCAGACCAAGAACAATGTCGCGGCCGCTGAAGCCCAGGTGAGGGCCTCGGTCGAAAGCCTGCGCAACACCGAAGAGAACATCCTGTTCAACGCGGCGAGCGCCTATATGGACGTGATTCGCGACCGCCAGGTCGCGGTGCTCACCGAACAGAACCTGCAGTTCCTGACCGAGCAGGCGCGCGCCGCGCGCTCGCGCTTCGAGGTTGGCGAGGGCACGAGAACCGACGTGGCCCAGGCTGACGCTTCGCGCTCGACGGCGGTGGCGCAGCTTAGCGCCGCCCGCGCCCAGGCGCTGGCCAGTGCTGCGACCTATCACCAGATCGTCGGCGATGAGCCCGGCAAGCTCAAGGCGGCGGCGCCGCTGGCCAAGCTGTTGCCGTCCAGCCTCGACGGCGCGATCGCGATTGCCGCCACCGAACATCCCGCCATCCTCGCGACGGAGCATCTGGTCGATGCCGCGGCATTCTCGGTGAAGTCGCAGGAAGGCGCGCTGCTGCCGCAGCTTTCCGCCAATGCCGGTGTTTCCAGCGCGTACCGCAACACTGTTCCCGGCGTAGTGAGCACGTCGGACGGCACGACGAATTCGGCCAGCATCGGCGCGACGTTGACCATCCCGATCTATTCGGGCGGTCGTACCTCGGCGCTGGTGCGCCAGAGGAAGGAATCGCTCAGCCAGGCCCGGATCGAGGTCGATGTCAGCCGCGACACCGTGCGCCAGGCGGTGACCTCGGCCTGGACGCAATACACTGCCGCGCAGCAAAGTGTCGCCGCCAACAGGCAGGTCATCGCCGCCGCGCAACTGGCGCTCAACGGCGTCATCGAGGAGCGCAATGTCGGCCAGCGCACCACGCTCGACGTGTTGAACGCGCAGAACACCGTCATCAGCGCCAAGATCAACCTTGCCAGTTCCGAGCGCGACGTGGTGGTGGCGAGCTATGCCATCCTGTCGGCGATCGGCCGGCTGTCGGTTGATCGCCTCGGCCTGCCGGTGACGAAGTACAAGCCCGAAGAGCACTACAACGCCGTCAAGGACAAGTGGTACGGGCTGCGCACGCCGGACGGCCGCTGA
- a CDS encoding PopZ family protein translates to MATASSAQREPSMEEILASIRRIIEDSDTGRKQPGDANELRQDLQPAPAAGPANDVDAFRAELNAEVRKPVSLAEVQAQLATEPAATRMEAPPREDAPPAVTAKAPVTLAEVSARIAAESAPAQPAGFAETSDTIVADWQREIAAVGETAKAGTARPERVEPRAPDVVPDVAIAEEELADEASYEPAIPRVAAAPQSVAEAPPARTAILSEHVGRQVAAAFGELSDAFASRSKKTFDEMAEDMLRPMLQDWLDNNLPTLVERLVREEIERVARGAQ, encoded by the coding sequence ATGGCGACGGCAAGCAGCGCGCAGCGCGAACCCTCCATGGAAGAGATACTGGCTTCCATCCGGAGGATCATTGAGGACAGCGACACCGGCCGCAAGCAGCCGGGGGACGCGAACGAATTGCGCCAGGATCTCCAGCCCGCGCCGGCCGCCGGGCCGGCAAATGACGTGGATGCCTTCCGCGCCGAGCTCAATGCGGAGGTCCGCAAGCCCGTCTCCCTGGCTGAGGTGCAGGCACAACTGGCGACGGAGCCGGCCGCCACCCGCATGGAAGCGCCGCCGCGCGAGGATGCGCCACCGGCGGTCACGGCGAAGGCGCCGGTAACGCTGGCGGAGGTGAGCGCCAGGATCGCCGCCGAGTCCGCCCCGGCTCAGCCGGCGGGATTTGCGGAAACCAGCGACACGATCGTCGCCGACTGGCAGCGCGAGATCGCAGCCGTCGGTGAAACGGCGAAGGCCGGTACGGCGAGGCCGGAAAGGGTCGAGCCGCGCGCCCCGGATGTCGTGCCGGACGTTGCGATTGCCGAAGAAGAGCTGGCGGACGAGGCCTCCTACGAACCGGCCATCCCGCGTGTCGCGGCGGCGCCGCAGTCCGTGGCGGAGGCGCCACCCGCCCGTACGGCGATCCTTTCCGAGCATGTCGGCCGCCAGGTCGCCGCCGCCTTTGGCGAGCTCTCCGATGCCTTCGCCAGCCGCAGCAAGAAGACCTTTGACGAGATGGCCGAGGACATGCTGCGGCCGATGCTGCAGGACTGGCTGGACAACAATCTGCCGACGCTGGTCGAGCGCCTGGTGCGCGAGGAAATCGAGCGAGTGGCGCGCGGCGCGCAATAG
- a CDS encoding recombinase family protein, whose translation MTDLAYIRVSSVGQSLEVQRDKMVAAGVEPKDLFEEKRSGLDTGRPELKACLRALRRGDTLIITRIDRLARSATDLLNIVKGLEKDGVALRVLDQQIDTSTPAGRAMLQMLAVFAEFETAIRSERQMDGIAKAKAIGTKFGRKVKATPERAAEIVAMRADGKTVPEIMRVTGLSKASVYRALGLAAAG comes from the coding sequence ATGACCGACCTCGCATACATCCGGGTTTCATCCGTTGGCCAGTCCCTTGAGGTCCAACGGGATAAGATGGTCGCGGCTGGGGTGGAGCCGAAGGACCTGTTTGAGGAGAAGCGGTCGGGACTGGACACAGGCAGGCCGGAGTTAAAGGCCTGTCTCCGGGCTCTGCGGCGGGGCGATACGCTCATCATCACCCGCATTGATCGGCTTGCGCGATCAGCAACCGACCTCCTCAACATCGTGAAGGGTCTGGAGAAGGACGGCGTTGCTCTTAGGGTCCTCGACCAACAGATTGACACCTCCACCCCAGCAGGCCGCGCCATGCTGCAGATGCTGGCCGTGTTCGCTGAGTTCGAGACCGCCATTCGGTCTGAGAGGCAGATGGATGGGATTGCCAAGGCCAAGGCCATAGGGACCAAGTTCGGCCGCAAGGTCAAAGCGACCCCGGAGAGGGCAGCGGAGATCGTCGCCATGCGCGCCGATGGCAAGACCGTTCCTGAGATCATGAGGGTCACAGGGCTGTCCAAGGCGTCGGTGTATCGGGCGCTGGGGCTGGCTGCAGCGGGTTAG
- a CDS encoding protein-L-isoaspartate O-methyltransferase family protein — MSADFSERRVKMVDGQVRTTDVTSAPLIEAMLSVPREAFVGDGQRDLAYIDEDIRISSGANGGGSRYLMEPSPLAKLLQLAEISAGDSVLDIGCGTGYSAALLSKLARSVLALESDSALADGARSALAVLACDNVTVVTGPLQQGHAAKAPYDVIFIGGSVEEVPAALLDQLAEEGRLVAVEGQGNSGVARLFFKTGGVVTGRRAFNAAIKPLPGFERTHAFEF; from the coding sequence ATGAGCGCTGATTTCTCCGAACGCCGCGTCAAGATGGTCGATGGCCAGGTCCGCACCACCGACGTGACCAGCGCGCCGCTGATCGAGGCCATGCTGTCGGTGCCGCGTGAGGCCTTTGTTGGTGACGGACAGCGCGATCTCGCCTATATCGACGAGGACATCCGCATTTCCAGCGGCGCCAACGGCGGCGGCTCGCGCTACCTGATGGAGCCGTCTCCGCTCGCCAAGCTCCTGCAACTGGCCGAGATCAGCGCCGGTGATTCAGTGCTCGATATCGGTTGCGGCACCGGCTATTCGGCGGCTCTCCTGTCCAAGCTGGCCCGCTCCGTCCTCGCGCTGGAGAGCGATTCGGCGCTGGCGGACGGAGCCCGATCGGCGCTCGCGGTGCTGGCCTGCGACAATGTGACAGTGGTCACCGGGCCGTTGCAGCAGGGTCATGCCGCCAAGGCGCCCTACGATGTCATCTTCATCGGCGGCAGCGTCGAGGAAGTGCCGGCCGCGTTGCTCGACCAGCTTGCGGAAGAAGGCCGACTCGTTGCCGTGGAAGGGCAGGGCAATTCCGGCGTGGCCCGGCTGTTTTTCAAGACAGGGGGGGTTGTAACGGGCAGACGCGCGTTCAATGCGGCAATAAAGCCACTACCCGGATTTGAACGCACCCACGCATTTGAATTCTGA